CTTGGCAGGGACAATCGGTGGTCTGAGGCGCAGAGTTTGGCGAATGTGGGGAGGGAACTACCTGCCCCTGTGGGCTCCATGCGGTTCCATTCCGCGGCAAGAGCGCACCCAGGGAAAGCTGGCGCGTGATCACGGCTGGACTGGAGGTACTGAGCCTGCGGGAGAATGCTGTTACTGGGCCTCACGGGTGTCCCACGGGGATGTTTTTTCGAGGCCGAGCGTGCCCCCTGCCTCGCTTATTGCGTGAAGTGCCACGTTGCCCTTCTGCGCCGGCATCCAAGAACCGGAGCGGAAGAGATGATCCACTTGGGAGCGGCTCCCCTTGGTATGAGTCAACGGTTTGCACAGTTTGCGCCAGTTGTCAAAAGTAAAAGGACTCAATCCGCCGCACTGCGAGCTGTCTTGACGCTTCTCGATTTCGTGGTGGAGTCGGGTAGCATCACCCCGTTAGGGGGGACGGCAGGATTGGGGCTGGGCTTCGCGACCACGCGGGTGGCTAACCGGGATCTGATTGCACGCGGTGGCGCCACTTTTGCGGGCGGCAGGCCTCACGCGTCCACCCAGTCGAAGACCTGCGTCACGAGCGCGGTGCACAATGCAAGGCAAAAAAGTATTGATTTGCTGCGGAATAATCCTTAAGTTTATAAGCAAGCGCGGGAGGAAACCTTTGCAAGAGGTCACGTGACTGCAGGAGGCGAAAAGAAGGGCAGGATTCTGTGGGTGGACGACGAGATTGAATTGCTCCGTCCCCACATTATTTTCCTGGAAAGCAAGGGCTTTGCCGTTACCGCAGTGGCCAACGCCGAAGATGGCATCGAACTGATCAGGCGGCAAGACTTTGACCTGGTGCTGTTGGACGAGATGCTGAACGGCATGGATGGCCTTTCTGCTCTTTCGCGCATGAAAGAGCTCAGGCCTTCGTTGCCGGTAATTATGGTCACCAAGAGTGAAGAGGAGTCGCTGATGGAGGAGGCCATCGGCGCCAAGATCAGCGATTATCTCACCAAGCCGGTCAATCCCAGCCAGATCCTGCTTATCTGCAAGAAGTTTCTGGAGGCGCGGAGGATAGAGAGCGCGCGTCTTTCCCGCGACTATGCGGCAGAGTTTGCTCAGATCGCCTCCATGCTGGCAGCTTCTCCGAGCTGGGAGGAGTGGATCGACCTCCATGTTCGCCTCTGTCAATGGGAGGTGGAACTGGACCAGCATCCGGACCTGGGTTTGCGGCAGACCCTTGCAGACCAGCGGCGTGCCTGCAACATCGAATTCGGCCGTTTCATCGAAGCTCACTACCCTCGCTGGCTGGAGGACCAAGGGCGTCCCCCGCTATCGGTCGATGTTGTGCGGGGTTTTCTTGCCCCCTTGCTCAAGGTGGGGCGCAACACAGTGTTCATAATCATCGATAACCTCCGCCTGGACCAGTGGTTGACCATCGAGCCGATGCTCTACCCCTACTTCTCCGTTGCCACGAACTATTACTACTCGATTCTCCCCACGGCCACACCGTACGCACGCAACGCCATCTTCAGCGGCTTGTTCCCCAGCGAGCTGGCCACTATCTACCCGGATTTCTGGCAGAAGGGGCAGGATGACGAACAAAGCCAGAATCGAAATGAACGGCAGCTGCTCGACCTCCAGTTGCAGCGGCTCGGGGTGCGGCTGCGCACGGAGGCAAAGTACATCAAGGTGCTTGACCTGGAGGAGGCACGCAATGTGGAGCGGAACGCAAGGAGCCTGGGCGCGCTCCCGCTGGTGTCCATCGTGGTGAACTTTGTGGATATTCTGGCTCACACCCGCAGCGATTCGGAAGTGCTGAAGGAGATCACGGTGGACGAGGCGGCTTACCGCTCCCTGACCAGGTCGTGGTTCGAGCATTCACATCTGTTTCGCACGCTGCAGGAGCTTGCGGCGGCCGGCGCCACAGTGGTGTTGACCTCAGACCACGGCAGCATTCGGGTGACGCGGGGCACCAAGGTTATTGGCGACCGTGAGACCTCCACCAACCTGCGGTACAAGTTCGGCAAGAGTCTGAAGGCCGACCCCAAGCACGCCATTATCGTGCGTGCTCCCGTTTCTTTCAAACTGCCGCCGCGCGGCCTTAACACTGACTACCTGATTGCGAAGGAGGATTTCTACTTCGTCTACCCCACGAACTACCATCACTATCTCAGCTACTACCGCGACAGCCTCCAACACGGCGGAGCGTCCATGGAGGAGATGATCTTGCCTGTGGTGCGGCTGGAGCCACG
The DNA window shown above is from candidate division KSB1 bacterium and carries:
- a CDS encoding PglZ domain-containing protein yields the protein MTAGGEKKGRILWVDDEIELLRPHIIFLESKGFAVTAVANAEDGIELIRRQDFDLVLLDEMLNGMDGLSALSRMKELRPSLPVIMVTKSEEESLMEEAIGAKISDYLTKPVNPSQILLICKKFLEARRIESARLSRDYAAEFAQIASMLAASPSWEEWIDLHVRLCQWEVELDQHPDLGLRQTLADQRRACNIEFGRFIEAHYPRWLEDQGRPPLSVDVVRGFLAPLLKVGRNTVFIIIDNLRLDQWLTIEPMLYPYFSVATNYYYSILPTATPYARNAIFSGLFPSELATIYPDFWQKGQDDEQSQNRNERQLLDLQLQRLGVRLRTEAKYIKVLDLEEARNVERNARSLGALPLVSIVVNFVDILAHTRSDSEVLKEITVDEAAYRSLTRSWFEHSHLFRTLQELAAAGATVVLTSDHGSIRVTRGTKVIGDRETSTNLRYKFGKSLKADPKHAIIVRAPVSFKLPPRGLNTDYLIAKEDFYFVYPTNYHHYLSYYRDSLQHGGASMEEMILPVVRLEPR